A stretch of Ferribacterium limneticum DNA encodes these proteins:
- a CDS encoding response regulator, whose protein sequence is MNILVVDATHLYRDILQQALSHYADVRVALALSQQEARELVARETFHFFVISGQLPDGDGIELARALRADGRAKVEPIVLLTSSASSELAAQATRSGVTELFRKQDIDELLRFMRHYVELLQPMRCRILYVEDARDQRALLEAQLREWGMTVDAIASADEAWLAFEANDYDLVLCDVVLGGHMTGTRLINRIRRLPLPKGGTPVLAVTAFDNPLRRIELFQLGVDDYVQKPILAEEMRARLHNLLARKRAVERSQMLLAATALGVVVVGTDGVIVSMDDNSLEMFRPRMQTMRGQPLSALLPEEKNPALLGQLMQRVMAGERVSGLKAVGLHGEGEYFPVELTVVEINSGDGVRHFALLARDISEEQALATYLTRASEAAERAEQIKTAFLANMSHEIRTPLNAIIGMAHILSRTELDDAQRKYVGHIDAAGQHLLGLITNVLDLSKIEAGRLELEHIPLATENIVCEVLSMIAESAAEKGLDVRIGDLDSPSGLVGDPVRLRQALLNYVSNAIKFTAEGSVEVRVVTQEASEDSVLLRFEVADTGIGISADAMDEIFSAFRQADNSTTRRYGGSGLGLSITRQLAELMGGEAGVSSTLGQGSVFWFTASLKRNTVLAARPTAPLPATESAETVLARDYAGCRFLLVDDEIVNRQVAEAILSRLNCEIDTANDGREAVDMAGRNDYALILMDMLMPNMGGVEAAQRIRLLPGGERVPIVALTANAFADEKQRCLDAGMNDFISKPIRPEVLFETMLRCLAG, encoded by the coding sequence GATTTCAGGCCAGTTGCCGGATGGCGATGGTATCGAACTGGCCAGAGCCTTGCGTGCCGATGGGCGGGCCAAGGTCGAACCGATCGTCTTGCTGACATCGAGTGCTAGTTCCGAATTGGCTGCGCAGGCGACCCGCTCTGGTGTGACCGAGCTTTTTCGCAAGCAGGATATCGACGAACTGCTCCGCTTCATGCGGCATTACGTCGAATTGCTGCAACCGATGCGCTGCCGGATTCTTTATGTCGAGGATGCCAGGGATCAGCGTGCCCTGCTGGAGGCCCAGTTGCGCGAATGGGGCATGACGGTCGATGCCATTGCCTCGGCTGACGAGGCGTGGCTGGCTTTCGAAGCGAACGATTACGATCTGGTGTTGTGCGATGTCGTTCTCGGTGGGCACATGACCGGCACACGGCTGATCAACCGGATTCGTCGCCTGCCTTTGCCCAAGGGCGGTACGCCGGTCCTCGCGGTGACTGCCTTCGATAATCCGCTGCGGCGGATCGAGTTGTTCCAGCTCGGGGTCGATGATTATGTCCAGAAGCCGATCCTGGCCGAGGAAATGCGTGCCCGCTTGCATAACCTGCTGGCCCGGAAGCGTGCCGTCGAGCGCAGCCAGATGTTGCTGGCAGCAACGGCGCTCGGTGTGGTGGTGGTTGGCACGGACGGGGTCATCGTGTCGATGGATGACAACTCCCTCGAGATGTTCCGGCCCAGAATGCAAACCATGCGCGGCCAGCCTTTGTCGGCGTTGCTGCCTGAAGAAAAGAATCCGGCCTTGCTCGGCCAGTTGATGCAGCGCGTCATGGCCGGCGAACGCGTTTCCGGCCTCAAGGCGGTGGGTTTGCATGGCGAAGGTGAGTATTTCCCGGTCGAATTGACGGTGGTCGAAATCAATTCAGGTGACGGGGTTCGTCATTTCGCCCTGTTGGCGCGCGACATCAGCGAAGAGCAGGCGCTGGCGACTTATCTGACGCGAGCCTCGGAGGCGGCTGAGCGGGCGGAGCAGATCAAGACGGCGTTCCTGGCCAACATGAGCCACGAAATTCGCACCCCGCTCAATGCCATCATCGGCATGGCCCATATTCTTTCGCGGACCGAACTGGATGATGCCCAGCGCAAGTATGTCGGGCATATCGATGCGGCGGGCCAGCACCTGCTCGGCCTGATCACGAATGTGCTTGATCTGTCCAAAATCGAGGCGGGTCGGCTGGAGCTGGAGCATATTCCGCTGGCGACCGAGAACATCGTTTGCGAAGTTCTGTCGATGATCGCCGAATCGGCTGCGGAGAAGGGGCTAGATGTACGGATTGGGGATCTGGATTCGCCGTCCGGTCTGGTCGGTGACCCGGTCAGGCTCCGGCAGGCTTTGCTCAACTATGTTTCAAACGCCATCAAGTTCACCGCCGAAGGCAGCGTTGAGGTCCGGGTTGTCACGCAGGAAGCCAGCGAGGATTCGGTCCTGCTCCGCTTCGAGGTGGCTGACACTGGCATCGGCATCAGTGCGGACGCCATGGATGAGATATTTTCGGCATTCCGCCAGGCCGACAATTCGACCACCCGTCGTTATGGCGGGTCCGGCCTCGGCCTCTCCATCACGCGCCAGCTGGCCGAGTTGATGGGGGGCGAGGCGGGGGTTTCCAGTACGCTTGGGCAAGGTAGTGTGTTCTGGTTTACTGCGTCCTTGAAGCGCAACACCGTACTTGCCGCACGGCCGACGGCACCCCTGCCGGCGACCGAGAGCGCCGAGACTGTTCTGGCCAGGGATTACGCGGGTTGTCGCTTCTTGCTCGTCGATGACGAGATCGTCAATCGACAGGTCGCCGAGGCCATCCTCTCCCGCTTGAACTGCGAGATCGATACCGCCAACGATGGTCGCGAGGCCGTCGATATGGCTGGGCGCAACGACTACGCGCTGATCCTGATGGACATGCTCATGCCCAACATGGGCGGCGTGGAGGCCGCGCAACGCATTCGGCTTTTGCCGGGGGGCGAGAGGGTGCCGATTGTCGCTCTGACAGCCAATGCCTTTGCCGACGAAAAGCAGCGCTGTCTGGATGCGGGAATGAACGACTTCATCTCCAAGCCGATCCGGCCCGAGGTGCTGTTCGAGACCATGCTGCGTTGCCTGGCTGGCTGA
- a CDS encoding cupin domain-containing protein — protein sequence MLDNLFANLPPLGTEDEAFATLLAEPGLVVQRIVSTGHSSPPGFWYEQPEAEWVLLISGEASLRFEDESEARLLQPGSYIDIAAGRRHRVEWTAPDTQTIWLAIHRPNA from the coding sequence ATGCTCGACAACCTGTTCGCCAATCTCCCGCCCCTCGGCACCGAAGACGAAGCATTCGCCACCTTGCTGGCCGAACCCGGACTGGTTGTTCAACGCATCGTCTCGACCGGCCACTCCAGCCCGCCGGGATTCTGGTACGAGCAGCCCGAAGCCGAATGGGTATTGTTGATCAGCGGCGAAGCAAGCTTGCGCTTCGAGGACGAAAGCGAAGCCCGACTGCTGCAACCGGGCAGCTATATCGACATCGCCGCCGGTCGCCGGCACCGTGTCGAATGGACGGCGCCAGACACGCAGACCATCTGGCTAGCGATCCACCGTCCAAACGCCTGA
- the prfB gene encoding peptide chain release factor 2 (programmed frameshift) — protein MEAEHINSISNKLDDLAQRAAELRRYLDYDQKRERLTLLTQEMEDPKIWDDAKRAQELGREKKSLENIVLVLEEVATGLNDGRELFDMGKEDGDEDTLLAVEADNAEIEAKVAALEFRRMFNNPSDPMPCFLEIQAGAGGTEAQDWASMLLRMYLKYGEKKGFTVEVMEESEGDVAGLKSATVKFTGDYAYGTLRTETGIHRLVRKSPFDSNARRHTSFTSVFVFPEVDDSIEININPADVRTDTYRASGAGGQHINKTDSAVRLTHVPTGIVVQCQNDRSQHRNRDEAWQMLRARIYEFELRKQQAEQQKLEDAKSDIGWGHQIRSYVLDQSRIKDLRTNHETGNTQAVLDGDLDPFIEASLKQGV, from the exons ATGGAAGCCGAACACATCAACAGCATCTCCAACAAGCTCGACGATCTGGCGCAGCGCGCCGCCGAGCTGCGGAGGTATCTT GACTACGATCAGAAACGCGAGCGCCTGACCCTCCTCACCCAGGAGATGGAAGACCCGAAGATCTGGGACGACGCCAAGCGCGCCCAAGAGCTCGGGCGCGAGAAGAAATCGCTGGAAAACATCGTGCTGGTGCTGGAAGAAGTCGCCACCGGCCTCAACGACGGCCGCGAGCTGTTCGACATGGGCAAGGAAGATGGCGACGAAGACACCCTGCTCGCCGTCGAGGCCGATAACGCCGAGATCGAAGCCAAGGTCGCCGCCCTCGAATTCCGCCGCATGTTCAACAACCCGTCCGACCCGATGCCCTGCTTTCTGGAAATCCAGGCCGGCGCGGGTGGTACCGAAGCCCAGGACTGGGCCTCGATGCTGCTGCGCATGTACTTGAAGTACGGCGAGAAGAAGGGGTTCACCGTCGAGGTGATGGAAGAATCCGAAGGCGACGTCGCCGGCCTGAAGAGTGCCACCGTCAAGTTCACCGGCGATTACGCCTACGGCACGCTGCGCACCGAAACCGGCATCCATCGCCTGGTTCGCAAGTCGCCGTTCGACTCCAACGCCCGCCGCCATACGTCGTTTACCAGCGTTTTCGTCTTCCCGGAAGTCGATGACTCGATCGAGATCAACATCAACCCGGCCGACGTGCGCACCGACACCTACCGCGCTTCCGGCGCCGGCGGTCAGCACATCAACAAGACCGACTCCGCCGTGCGTCTGACCCACGTCCCGACCGGCATCGTTGTGCAGTGCCAGAACGACCGTTCGCAGCACCGCAACCGCGACGAAGCCTGGCAGATGCTGCGCGCCCGCATCTACGAGTTCGAACTGCGCAAGCAGCAGGCCGAGCAGCAGAAGCTGGAAGACGCCAAGTCCGACATCGGCTGGGGCCACCAGATCCGCTCCTACGTGCTCGACCAGTCGCGCATCAAGGATCTGCGCACCAACCACGAAACCGGCAACACCCAGGCCGTGCTCGATGGCGACCTCGATCCCTTCATCGAGGCCAGCCTGAAGCAAGGCGTTTAA
- the nifJ gene encoding pyruvate:ferredoxin (flavodoxin) oxidoreductase has product MNKMLTIDGNEAVANVAYRVSEVIAIYPITPSSGMGELSDEWAAQGKTNVWGCVPRVVELQSEGGAAGTVHGALQAGSLATTFTASQGLLLMIPNMYKIAGELTPTVFHVAARAIATHALSIFGDHSDVMATRGTGFALLASNSVQEAQDMAAIASAATLSGRLPVLHFFDGFRTSHEVAKITAVGDDVLRKMLPPELIAAQRHRSLSPEHPVLRGSSQNPDVFFQAREAQNPWFDAFPGIVQQAMDEFGAATGRQYRLFDYVGAPDAERVIILMGSGAETAQETVEHMNRQGEKVGLLKVRLYRPWAPEALLAALPTTTRSIAVLDRCKEPGADGEPLFKDVLVALAENAAGESPRFATLPKVVGGRYGLASKEFNPAMVCAVFEALNKTLPQRRFTVGINDDVTHLSLPYDSTFRSDAVRETFGAVFYGLGSDGTVSANKNSIKIIGDETELFAQGYFVYDSKKSGAMTVSHLRFGPQPIRSTYLTGEGDAKFIACHQPLFLETHDLLAHAAPGAVFLLNTSVPADGVWATLSAAMQQQMIAKRIHFYVIDAYQVALEADMGRRINTVMQTCFFAISGILPQDEAIAAIKHAVEKTYGRKGRRIAELNYKAIDKTLVCLHEVPVPAEFAASEIRIPQRTVQQASEFVRKLTLPMIAGKGDSLPVSVFPVDGTFPTGTAKYEKRNLALEIPVLETDLCTQCGKCVFVCPHSAIRAKAFPPELLAEAPATFKTMAIRSKDYPAGWKMSYQVAPEDCTGCTLCVEVCPIRDKSNVSRKAINMAEQPPLRAPEAENWDFFLKLPAYDRTVAKRNTIPGSMLLQPMFEFSGACVGCGETPYIRLATQLFGDRMLVANATGCSSIYGGNLPTTPYTTDANGRGPAWSNSLFEDNAEFGLGMRIATNQLAEAARVQLRAMALEIGDAQVQALLNADQSSEAGIHDQRERVAQLQAKLSAIGTPAADQLAAVAEYLIRRSVWIIGGDGWAYDIGFGGLDHVLSSGEDVNILVLDTEVYSNTGGQNSKATPRGAVAKFAAGGQPNRKKDLARIAMDYENVYVAQVAYGAKDVHTLKAFLDAESYPGVSIIIAYSPCIAHGVDLSNNHRQQDLAVKSGHWPLLRYDPRRRQQGENPLTVDSAAPSIPFSDFARNEARFTILERLKPDASVYFMAQAGKDARLRHQEYVELSEMVLPEAAIDEKVKEAQAAADNKEEPNA; this is encoded by the coding sequence ATGAACAAGATGTTGACCATCGACGGTAACGAAGCCGTCGCCAACGTGGCTTACCGCGTTTCTGAAGTGATCGCCATTTACCCGATCACACCGTCGTCCGGCATGGGCGAGCTGTCCGATGAATGGGCAGCGCAAGGCAAGACCAACGTCTGGGGCTGCGTTCCCCGCGTCGTCGAGCTGCAGTCTGAAGGTGGTGCTGCCGGTACTGTCCATGGCGCACTGCAGGCTGGGTCGCTGGCGACGACCTTCACGGCTTCGCAGGGCCTGCTGCTGATGATTCCCAACATGTACAAGATTGCCGGCGAACTGACGCCGACGGTTTTCCATGTAGCGGCCCGCGCCATCGCTACCCACGCCTTGTCGATCTTCGGCGACCATTCCGATGTGATGGCGACGCGTGGTACTGGCTTCGCACTGCTTGCCTCGAATTCGGTGCAGGAGGCGCAGGACATGGCGGCCATCGCCTCGGCGGCAACGCTGTCCGGGCGCCTGCCGGTGCTGCATTTTTTTGACGGTTTCCGCACCTCGCACGAAGTGGCCAAGATTACGGCGGTGGGCGATGACGTCTTGCGCAAAATGCTGCCGCCGGAGTTGATCGCCGCCCAGCGCCACCGTTCGCTGTCGCCGGAACATCCGGTACTGCGCGGCAGTTCGCAGAATCCCGATGTCTTCTTTCAGGCTCGCGAGGCGCAGAACCCGTGGTTCGATGCCTTCCCGGGCATCGTCCAGCAGGCCATGGACGAGTTCGGCGCGGCGACTGGTCGGCAATACAGGCTGTTCGATTACGTCGGTGCGCCCGATGCCGAACGCGTCATCATCCTGATGGGCTCGGGGGCGGAAACCGCGCAGGAAACGGTCGAGCACATGAACCGGCAAGGTGAAAAGGTCGGCCTGCTCAAGGTTCGGCTCTACCGGCCGTGGGCGCCGGAGGCGCTGCTCGCGGCGCTGCCGACGACAACCCGGTCGATTGCCGTGCTCGACCGCTGCAAGGAGCCGGGTGCCGATGGCGAGCCGCTGTTCAAGGATGTGCTTGTCGCGCTGGCCGAGAATGCGGCCGGTGAGTCGCCACGTTTCGCCACGCTGCCCAAAGTGGTTGGTGGGCGTTACGGGCTGGCCTCCAAGGAATTCAACCCGGCCATGGTTTGTGCCGTGTTCGAGGCCTTGAACAAAACCTTGCCGCAACGTCGTTTCACCGTGGGCATCAACGACGATGTGACGCATCTGTCGCTGCCCTATGACTCGACTTTCCGTAGCGATGCCGTGCGCGAAACCTTCGGTGCGGTTTTCTACGGCTTGGGTTCGGACGGCACGGTGTCGGCCAACAAGAATTCGATCAAGATCATTGGTGACGAAACCGAACTCTTTGCCCAGGGCTATTTTGTCTACGACTCCAAGAAATCCGGCGCGATGACCGTCTCGCACCTGCGCTTCGGGCCGCAGCCGATTCGTTCGACCTACCTGACCGGCGAAGGCGATGCCAAGTTCATCGCCTGCCACCAGCCGCTCTTCCTCGAAACCCACGACCTGCTGGCGCACGCCGCACCGGGCGCGGTTTTCCTGCTCAACACCTCGGTACCTGCCGACGGGGTTTGGGCCACGCTGTCGGCTGCGATGCAGCAGCAGATGATCGCCAAGCGCATCCACTTTTACGTCATCGATGCCTATCAGGTCGCACTGGAGGCCGACATGGGCCGGCGCATCAATACCGTGATGCAGACCTGCTTCTTCGCCATCTCCGGCATCCTGCCGCAGGACGAAGCCATCGCGGCGATCAAGCATGCCGTCGAAAAGACCTATGGCCGCAAGGGCCGGCGCATCGCCGAACTGAACTACAAGGCCATCGACAAGACGCTGGTCTGCCTGCATGAAGTGCCGGTGCCGGCCGAGTTTGCTGCGTCTGAAATTCGCATCCCCCAACGCACCGTCCAGCAAGCCTCCGAATTCGTCCGCAAGCTGACCTTGCCGATGATCGCCGGCAAGGGTGACAGCCTGCCGGTCTCGGTCTTCCCGGTCGACGGCACCTTCCCGACCGGTACGGCCAAGTACGAGAAACGCAATCTGGCGCTTGAAATTCCGGTTCTCGAAACCGACCTCTGCACCCAGTGCGGCAAGTGCGTTTTTGTCTGCCCGCATTCCGCCATCCGCGCCAAGGCTTTCCCGCCCGAGCTGCTGGCCGAAGCGCCGGCCACCTTCAAGACCATGGCGATCCGCAGCAAGGATTACCCGGCCGGCTGGAAGATGAGCTACCAGGTGGCGCCCGAGGATTGCACCGGCTGCACGCTGTGCGTCGAGGTCTGCCCGATCCGCGACAAGTCCAACGTCTCGCGCAAGGCGATCAACATGGCCGAACAGCCGCCGCTGCGCGCGCCGGAAGCGGAGAACTGGGATTTCTTCCTGAAACTGCCCGCCTACGATCGCACTGTCGCCAAGCGCAACACCATCCCGGGTTCGATGCTGTTGCAGCCGATGTTCGAGTTTTCCGGCGCCTGTGTCGGCTGTGGCGAAACGCCTTACATCCGGCTCGCCACGCAGTTGTTCGGCGACCGCATGCTGGTTGCCAACGCCACCGGCTGCTCGTCGATCTACGGCGGCAATCTGCCGACCACGCCGTACACCACCGATGCCAACGGCCGCGGCCCGGCCTGGAGCAATTCGCTGTTCGAGGACAACGCCGAGTTCGGCCTCGGCATGCGCATTGCCACCAACCAGCTGGCCGAAGCAGCCCGCGTGCAACTGCGGGCCATGGCGCTGGAGATCGGCGATGCCCAGGTGCAAGCGCTGCTGAACGCCGATCAGAGCAGCGAAGCCGGCATTCACGACCAACGTGAACGGGTCGCCCAGTTGCAGGCCAAGCTGTCGGCGATCGGCACACCCGCCGCCGACCAGCTGGCTGCCGTGGCCGAATACCTGATCCGGCGCAGCGTGTGGATCATCGGTGGCGATGGCTGGGCCTACGATATCGGTTTCGGCGGCCTCGACCACGTGCTGTCGTCCGGCGAGGACGTCAATATTCTCGTCCTCGATACCGAGGTCTATTCCAACACCGGTGGCCAGAATTCCAAGGCCACGCCGCGCGGTGCCGTCGCCAAGTTCGCTGCTGGCGGCCAGCCGAACCGCAAGAAGGATCTGGCCCGCATCGCCATGGACTACGAGAACGTCTATGTCGCCCAAGTCGCCTACGGCGCCAAGGATGTCCATACGCTCAAGGCCTTCCTCGATGCCGAAAGCTACCCCGGCGTCTCGATCATCATCGCCTACAGCCCGTGCATCGCGCATGGCGTCGATCTGTCGAACAATCATCGCCAGCAGGATCTGGCCGTGAAATCAGGTCACTGGCCCTTGCTCCGCTACGACCCGCGCCGGCGTCAGCAGGGCGAGAATCCGCTAACGGTCGACAGCGCGGCGCCGAGCATTCCGTTCAGCGATTTCGCCCGCAACGAGGCGCGCTTTACCATCCTTGAGCGGCTGAAGCCCGACGCTTCGGTCTACTTCATGGCGCAAGCCGGCAAGGATGCCCGCCTGCGCCATCAGGAATATGTCGAACTGTCGGAAATGGTGCTGCCCGAAGCGGCCATCGACGAGAAAGTGAAAGAGGCCCAGGCGGCCGCAGACAACAAGGAAGAGCCCAATGCCTGA